In Corylus avellana chromosome ca2, CavTom2PMs-1.0, the following proteins share a genomic window:
- the LOC132169798 gene encoding trans-resveratrol di-O-methyltransferase-like, producing QRGSATGSMSLKCAVQLGIPDIVHSHGEPITLHGLVSALQIHPTKAGFVHRLMRLLAHCGFFATTRVNKKQEEEEDEEEAYDLTPSSRILLKDNVTGFSPFVLAMLEPVMINPWQFLGNWFREDKVTAFESAHGMGLWEYGNQNPGFNNLFNEAMASDSGMMNLVVRDCKAVFEGLDTLIDVGGGTGTCSRIISEAFPHLKCTVLDLRHVVANLTDSLKLNYVGGDMFRSIPPTDRILLKLVLHSISDEDCVKVLKKCREAILNKEKGGKVIIIDIVINDIKDEHEITETKLFFDVMMMAMVTGRERCEKEWEKLFLEAGFSRYKITPMFGLRSLIEVYP from the exons caacgtggctccgccactggttCCATGTCACTGAAATGTGCAGTTCAGTTAGGCATACCAGACATAGTCCACAGCCATGGGGAACCTATTACTCTCCATGGCTTGGTCTCTGCGCTTCAGATTCACCCCACAAAAGCTGGTTTTGTGCACCGCCTCATGCGCTTGCTTGCTCACTGCGGCTTCTTCGCTACCACAAGAgtcaacaaaaaacaagaagaagaagaagatgaagaagaagcgTATGATCTCACACCTTCATCGAGGATCCTCCTCAAAGATAATGTCACCGGCTTTTCACCGTTTGTTTTGGCTATGCTTGAGCCTGTTA TGATAAATCCATGGCAATTCTTGGGAAACTGGTTCCGAGAAGACAAGGTCACAGCATTTGAGAGTGCACATGGGATGGGATTGTGGGAGTATGGAAACCAAAATCCTGGATTCAATAATCTTTTCAATGAGGCAATGGCGAGTGACTCTGGAATGATGAACTTGGTTGTAAGAGACTGCAAGGCAGTTTTTGAGGGGTTGGATACGTTGATTGATGTTGGGGGTGGTACTGGAACATGCTCCAGGATCATTTCTGAGGCATTCCCTCACTTGAAATGCACAGTGCTTGATCTTCGACATGTTGTAGCTAATTTGACAGACAGTTTGAAGTTGAATTATGTTGGAGGTGATATGTTTCGGTCTATCCCTCCGACAGATCGCATTCTACTTAAG TTGGTTTTACACTCGATTAGCGATGAGGATTGCGTGAAGGTACTGAAAAAATGCCGAGAAGCAAtactaaacaaagaaaaagggggAAAGGTGATCATCATAGATATAGTGATTAATGATATCAAAGATGAGCACGAAATAACCGAAACAAAGCTCTTTTTTGACGTGATGATGATGGCTATGGTCACTGGAAGAGAGAGATGCGAGAAGGAATGGGAAAAGCTCTTCTTGGAGGCTGGTTTCAGTCGCTACAAGATAACACCCATGTTTGGTTTAAGGTCCCTTATTGAGGTTTATCCTTAG
- the LOC132172549 gene encoding trans-resveratrol di-O-methyltransferase-like, whose product MYVQEALQQRYRHQLMDIVHSQGATELFEVQSHLYKHIFNYIDSMSLNCAIQLAIPDIIHTHARPITLPQLASKLHIHPKKTSCLHRLMRLLVHSGFFTKTKLHHHHQNHPEDDEEKEEEEEGYALTPSSRLVVKDNVTSLSPFVKAMLDPVLVSPWHVLGDWLQGGSTQELTPFEKRHGMSLWNYCNQNTEYGGVFNEGMASDSQLMGFVVDDYKPIFEGLGSLVDVGGGTGTAARIISQAFPHLKCTVFDLPHVVANLPETTNLKYVGGDMFQSIPSADALLFKWILHDWSDEECVNILKRGKEAITSKGKGGKVIIIDVVINEDKDEDDITKTKLFFDTLMMVVTNGKERDKNEWEKLFFDAGFTRYNIVASYGMKSVIELHP is encoded by the exons ATGTACGTGCAAGAAGCTCTGCAACAAAGATATCGTCATCAATTAATGGATATCGTTCATAGCCAGGGAGCAACTGAGCTGTTTGAAGTTCAGTCTCACTTGTACAAACACATATTCAACTACATAGATTCCATGTCACTCAACTGCGCCATTCAGCTAGCCATACCcgacataatccacacccatgCCCGACCCATCACTCTTCCACAGTTGGCCTCCAAGCTTCACATTCACCCCAAAAAAACCAGCTGCCTCCACCGGCTCATGCGCTTGTTGGTGCACTCCGGCTTCTTCACTAAGACAaaacttcatcatcatcatcaaaatcatccAGAAGacgatgaagaaaaagaagaagaagaagaaggctatGCTCTCACACCTTCCTCTAGGCTCGTCGTCAAAGATAATGTCACCAGCCTGTCACCATTTGTTAAAGCAATGCTGGATCCTGTCCTGGTGAGCCCCTGGCACGTCTTGGGAGATTGGCTTCAGGGGGGGAGTACTCAGGAGCTGACGCCCTTTGAGAAAAGGCATGGGATGAGCTTATGGAACTACTGCAACCAAAACACAGAGTACGGTGGCGTTTTCAATGAAGGCATGGCCAGTGATTCCCAGCTCATGGGCTTCGTCGTCGACGACTACAAGCCCATCTTTGAGGGCTTGGGTTCATTGGTTGATGTTGGAGGGGGTACCGGGACGGCGGCGAGGATCATTTCTCAGGCATTCCCTCATCTGAAATGCACGGTGTTTGACCTTCCACACGTCGTTGCCAACCTGCCGGAGACTACCAACTTGAAATACGTTGGTGGTGATATGTTTCAGTCTATTCCTTCTGCAGATGCCCTTCTCTTTAAG tGGATTTTGCATGATTGGAGCGATGAGGAATGTGTGAACATTCTGAAGAGAGGCAAAGAGGCGATTACAAGCAAAGGTAAGGGAGGAAAGGTAATAATCATAGACGTGGTGATAAATGAGGATAAGGATGAAGATGATATTACTAAAACAAAGCTCTTCTTTGACACACTCATGATGGTTGTCACCAATGGAAAAGAGAGGGACAAGAATGAATGGGAGAAGCTCTTCTTCGATGCTGGCTTCACCCGCTACAATATAGTTGCCTCTTATGGGATGAAATCCGTTATTGAGCTTCATCCttaa